The genome window AGGATCTCCTCCACCCTGGCTCCGGCGCGCATGCCCTCGTCGGGGTGGAACCGCAGGGCGGGCACCCGGCGCACGTGCGCTTGCCGGCCCACCGCCGACTGGAGCCGGCGCCGGTGGCGTGCCAATGTCTCCGCCGCGGCGGCCTCCACGTCGGCGTCCAGATCCACGGTGGAGAAATAGACGTCGGCGAACGCCAGGTCGCGATCCACCTCCACCCCGGTGATGGT of bacterium contains these proteins:
- the rbfA gene encoding 30S ribosome-binding factor RbfA — protein: MPTRRRGFARGDRLGELLREILADELARIDDDRLTFVTITGVEVDRDLAFADVYFSTVDLDADVEAAAAETLARHRRRLQSAVGRQAHVRRVPALRFHPDEGMRAGARVEEILRSLREEAGEAPEPPPEVVGGDAAGR